One Maniola jurtina chromosome 24, ilManJurt1.1, whole genome shotgun sequence DNA window includes the following coding sequences:
- the LOC123877538 gene encoding DC-STAMP domain-containing protein 2-like isoform X1 codes for MAYFTSLWKARIIENCKKEYEDEKINSILTSNINIPRKTTSMMQKWRIYRRETKTRLTGKLKKLFPDGSSVSNLYFYLKTDQMCPDIILKSVVGFFGGIVLTYLCFVFFVFQLSISLIHATIMSSVIGVLLTLGLAFSYRIRCLVFLLIPQLFSRVGRYTLTCYALVLILTGPATNTFKNSEVLSESMACSQEQIKTSVREINESMKKPFNAMKDTVMLMVETIKRLTSTLDENISRISVLVIGIADVIQSSLSWLNSVGNTCNEKFGTPYDYCLKAVDRGVLNCKKTFKGDLSWLCSASFAAKSACWSVRPFESVCFIADYATTTFAATVKRKLRDFTDRINRTLFVHIETQHTYTFTSNASHSASQVAAGIVTELRNRADPLLTWLSWSSCVTSLFLLLIIFRAKYYQHMFETRSRFDNRYVTQELRELDLKRYREGRETILPLNRREQAKYINVTSFRLVTSEKLYLTRTMVFMVITTFKLLIHIVADYSLYWVLITIRYHGRSQTLLPPGPSNAGVQISGHGIVADFIRSIFNALTLALVQNIPSPVACLPNPYPPDFQRYTQIAVLIMLLWFFALFEPYGLRLRHVIMGHYRPERARTRAVWLYNHILRTRGSFMKLARRKLHREYKYSDQENLTFRHWINSLLPCWCLRYIFGTLPKEPHCLLCNALEEEDDSDMKLITCKMAKCPGVYCTRCFCDIGHLCTICLPPEDYGDISDISLEKGSSDESSDQEYEDSGDHNSDDAFAFKRNKVHDDETEKLIKKSDTKKKCKRRKDLKEHKNQAEDEISLIPSDDEPINELVNSQYTKYLINYNTLLMNIMKNKKNINSKELEEDIIDLNNNWYLLHPHKNMQKVMGLYDFEKYNKTDDKGKNVDNGKNCLIKPRKICQNKLKINVRSNTWHHILRILSKKLRVRRFKIFKCSELWCDCIYKLNIYNIKITARSFHVSKINKFKRGYHKTSNPKNKIIRNYMRHTSNAHKIFLTANKCIKSKNKDQRCKNKHDIDLNTLTIDRESHESNKKQKKTIDIDVSKKHKNVSKNKHSSNGVQKFCTFCSSCLKTNETPSSKIVIGSDCSFLEDNTNFKCRKKMAKENKTEIYNRNCMAKEENIHVRNYRLSSYLSNQNWLWQKLYKDPDKERMKRLNDLCDLAKLRMTVGDQQAKETQLLKPIKKVFKMTVSKCRCPSNVSIYEGKPNKTEKLDII; via the exons ATGGCATATTTTACTTCGCTATGGAAGGCCAGGATTATCGAGAATTGCAAAAAGGAGTACGAGGATGAAAAAATTAACTCGATACTCACGTCCAACATAAATATACCTCGTAAGACCACGAGTATGATGCAGAAATGGCGCATTTATAGACGCGAGACGAAAACGCGATTGACTGGGAAGCTAAAGAAATTATTTCCCGATGGTTCCTCTGTATCCAACTTGTATTTTTACTTGAAAACTGACCAGATGTGTCCTGATATCATCTTGAAAAGCGTCGTTGGGTTCTTTGGTGGCATTGTACTGACATACCTTTGCTTTGTGTTCTTTGTGTTCCAATTGTCGATATCACTGATACATGCTACCATTATGAGCTCTGTCATTGGTGTTCTACTTACTCTGGGTCTGGCCTTTAGTTATAGaatcag ATGCTTAGTATTCCTACTGATTCCTCAACTGTTCTCCCGCGTGGGACGTTACACTCTCACTTGCTACGCCCTCGTCCTGATACTGACTGGACCGGCCACTAATACCTTCAAGAACTCAGAAGTGCTATCAGAGTCTATGGCTTGTAGTCAG GAGCAAATAAAAACGAGCGTTAGAGAAATAAACGAGTCCATGAAAAAACCTTTCAACGCAATGAAGGACACTGTAATGCTAATGGTGGAGACAATCAAACGACTCACCTCCACTCTCGACGAGAATATCTCGAGGATAAGTGTTCTGGTTATAGGTATCG CGGACGTTATCCAATCATCTCTATCCTGGTTGAATTCTGTCGGCAATACTTGCAACGAAAAGTTTGGGACTCCGTACGATTACTGTTTGAAAGCTGTTGATCGTGGTGTGTTGAACTGTAAGAAGACCTTCAAAGGCGATCTCTCGTGGTTATGCAGTGCTTCCTTTGCTGCAAAGTCCGCTTGTTGGAGTGTGAGACCGTTTGAATCTGTATGCTTTATTGCTGATTATGCTACCACGACATTTGCCGCAACTGTGAAAAGAA AGCTAAGAGACTTTACTGATCGAATCAATAGAACGTTATTCGTGCACATCGAAACCCAGCATACCTACACATTTACCAGCAACGCAAGTCACAGTGCCAGCCAGGTCGCTGCTGGCATCGTCACTGAACTCAGGAACCGGGCTGATCCTCTCCTCACTTGGTTGTCTTGGAGCTCTTGTGTCACAAGCTTGTTCCTATTGCTCATCATATTTAG AGCCAAATATTATCAGCACATGTTCGAAACGCGATCACGCTTCGATAACCGGTACGTGACTCAAGAGCTGCGTGAATTAGATCTAAAGAGGTACCGGGAGGGCCGGGAAACTATATTACCCCTGAATAGGAGAGAACAAGCCAAATATATTAAT GTAACTTCTTTCCGTTTAGTAACAAGTGAGAAACTTTATCTTACCCGCACCATGGTTTTCATGGTGATTACAACGTTCAAGCTTCTCATACACATCGTCGCGGACTATAGTCTGTACTGGGTTCTTATAACCATACGCTACCATGGAAGATCCCAAACATTATTGCCAC CTGGTCCGTCTAACGCAGGCGTCCAAATATCGGGACACGGGATTGTGGCTGATTTTATCCGATCTATATTTAATGCCTTAACTCTGGCTCTGGTGCAAAACATTCCATCGCCTGTCGCCTGTCTCCCGAATCCTTATCCACCTGATTTTCAACGTTATACGCAAATTG ccGTTTTAATTATGCTCTTGTGGTTCTTTGCTTTATTTGAACCATACGGTCTTCGTCTTCGACACGTTATAATGGGGCATTATCGACCAGAGCGCGCTAGAACACGCGCTGTTTGGCTTTACAACCATATATTGAGGACTAGAG GTAGCTTTATGAAATTGGCTCGCAGAAAACTTCATCGTGAATACAAATATTCAGATCAAGAGAATCTCACATTTCGGCACTGGATAAATTCACTTTTACC aTGTTGGTGCCTTCGTTATATTTTCGGTACTTTACCTAAAGAGCCTCATTGTTTACTATGTAATGCTTtggaagaagaagatgattctGATATGAAACTTATAAC TTGTAAAATGGCTAAATGTCCAGGGGTCTATTGTACACGGTGCTTTTGTGATATTGGCCATTTATGTACCATTTGTTTACCTCCCGAGGACTATGGGGATATCAGTGATATAAGCTTAGAAAA AGGTTCATCCGATGAGAGTAGTGATCAAGAGTATGAAGATAGTGGTGATCACAATAGTGACGATGCTTTTGCG tttaaaagaaacaaagtGCATGATGATGAAACCGAAAAACTAATCAAAAAATCAGACACAAAGAAAAAATGTAAACGAAGAAAAGATCTAAAAGAACATAAAAATCAAGCTGAAGATGAAATATCACTGATTCCATCGGATGATGAACCGATAAATGAACTAGTTAATAGTCAATATACAAAATACTTGATCAATTATAATACTCTCCTTAtgaatataatgaaaaataaaaaaaatattaattcaaaaGAACTAGAAGAAGAcattattgatttaaataataattggtatttatTGCATCCCCATAAGAATATGCAAAAAGTGATGGGTTTGTAtgactttgagaaatataataaaacagatGATAAAGGGAAAAATGTTGATAACggtaaaaattgtttaattaagCCTAGAAAAATATgtcaaaacaaattaaaaataaatgtaagaaGTAATACATGGCATCATATTTTAAGAATACTGTCTAAAAAACTTCGCGTTCGTCGCTTCAAGATCTTTAAATGTTCAGAACTTTGGTGTGATtgcatttataaattaaatatctataatattaaaattacagCACGATCATTtcatgtatcaaaaataaataaattcaaacgTGGATATCATAAGACTTCCAATccgaaaaacaaaattatcagaaattacatGAGACATACATCCAATgcccataaaatatttttaacagcaAACAAATGTATAAAATCCAAAAATAAAGATCAAAGGTGTAAAAATAAACACGATATAGACTTAAATACTTTAACGATTGATAGAGAATCTCATGAAAgcaataaaaagcaaaaaaaaaccatagaTATAGATGTAtccaaaaaacacaaaaatgtgTCTAAAAATAAACATAGTTCGAATGGGGTTCAAAAATTCTGTACTTTCTGCTCATCTTGTCTTAAAACGAATGAAACACCTTCAAGCAAAATTGTTATAGGAAGTGACTGTTCTTTTTTAGAAGACAATACTAATTTTAAGTGTAGAAAAAAAATGGCGAAggaaaataaaactgaaatatATAACAGAAACTGTATGGCtaaagaagaaaatatccaTGTTAGAAATTATAGATTATCCTCATATCTATCGAATCAGAACTGGTTATGGCAAAAGTTATATAAGGACCCCGATAAGGAGAGGATGAAAAGATTGAACGATTTATGCGATCTAGCAAAACTACGAATGACGGTTGGCGATCAGCAAGCTAAGGAAACTCAATTACTAAAA
- the LOC123877542 gene encoding rho-related BTB domain-containing protein 1 isoform X1: MNISYQIMDNEQPHQELVKCVVVGDTAVGKTRLICARACNKHVSLSQLMTTHVPTVWAIDQYRIYKDVLERSWEVVDGVNVSLRLWDTFGDHEKDRRFAYGRSDVVLLCFSITNPISLRNCGAMWYPEIRRFCPNTPILLVGCKNDLRYMYRDETYLNYCKDRSPFIRAPRKSDLVMPDQGRALAHEFGIYYYETSVFTYYGVNEVFENAIRAALIARRQQRFWMTNLKRVQRPLLQAPFRPPRPLEPEVVIVNSVFLENMTTLLRQQYFSDMVIICGAKGFPVHRFVMAAACEAFHRLLTTDCVSLSAELARSSSESSMVSSMGEATAGEFNEDTEYLIRQDQAKQMRVWDQIKRRSSCQILPLSDSCKKPPDLYREVNHPAIISIRVVKCEKIQHATSQTQTIVTMSKLISQTVMQEIINFVYTGIMDNTAFKQQSAAIGILLEIRQAAELLGFHELTKLSQFILDQHLLFDKGFMHQFHTPLPQRMRDMCVEQNLFADVTFDLDDGIHLAHRAMLMARCDPMKAMFQGHFRESTSRVIAFPGVKMYAFHILLCYIYSDKVPTVEPTRCLELLELANRLCMNRLVNLVEARVIDTLQHQDRVGEDDQVVEIALSLLEPVKLHNAHNLSEWCTWRLCGAYDRVCRAKHLSPASREYLADNRWPPVWYVKEFDYYQKCVTEQSKETKEIRPTTSLQANQQTGCLCFASKGRRESGTVADATTALCRTEPQQPPL, encoded by the exons ATGAATATAAGCTACCAG ATTATGGACAACGAACAACCCCATCAAGAATTGGTGAAATGTGTGGTAGTTGGAGACACAGCAGTGGGCAAGACGCGGCTAATATGCGCGCGCGCATGCAACAAGCACGTCTCCCTGTCGCAGCTGATGACCACGCACGTGCCCACAGTGTGGGCGATCGACCAGTATCGGATCTATAAAGAT GTATTGGAGCGATCTTGGGAAGTGGTGGATGGTGTCAACGTGTCCCTTCGACTCTGGGACACTTTTGGAGACCATGAAAAGGACAGGAGATTTGCTTATGGAAG gtCCGATGTTGTACTACTGTGTTTCTCAATCACCAATCCAATATCATTGAGGAACTGTGGAGCGATGTGGTATCCAGAAATAAG ACGCTTCTGTCCAAACACACCAATTTTACTCGTGGGATGTAAAAACGATCTTCGCTACATGTACAGGGATGAAACCTACTTGAACTATTGTAAAGATCGGAGCCCTTTCATCAG GGCTCCAAGAAAAAGCGACTTAGTGATGCCAGATCAAGGCCGCGCCTTGGCTCACGAATTCGGCATATACTACTACGAGACTTCAGTATTCACTTACTACGGTGTTAACGAAGTTTTTGAGAACGCAATCCGAGCAGCTTTGATAGCGAGGAGACAACAGAGGTTCTGGATGACAAATCTTAAAAGAGTACAGAGACCACTTTTACAG GCTCCCTTCAGACCTCCCAGGCCCTTAGAGCCCGAAGTGGTTATTGTGAACAGcgtatttttggaaaatatgACGACTTTATTAAGACAACAG TATTTCTCGGATATGGTTATAATCTGTGGCGCGAAGGGATTCCCGGTGCATCGTTTCGTAATGGCGGCGGCTTGCGAGGCGTTTCACCGCCTGCTCACAACTGACTGTGTGAGCTTGTCCGCGGAACTTGCTAGAAGCTCTAGTGAGAGCAGTATG GTAAGCAGTATGGGAGAAGCAACGGCAGGTGAATTTAACGAAGACACAGAATATTTAATTCGACAAGATCAAGCGAAGCAAATGAG ggtTTGGGATCAAATCAAACGCCGATCGTCCTGTCAGATTCTACCGCTAAGCGACAGTTGTAAGAAACCGCCAGACTTGTACAGAGAAGTGAACCATCCTGCCATTATATCAATAAGAGTGGTTAAG TGCGAAAAAATTCAACATGCGACATCGCAAACGCAGACAATCGTTACAATGAGCAAGCTCATATCACAGACTGTGATGCAAGAAATTATTAACTTCGTTTACACTGGCATTATGGACAACACGGCGTTCAAACAACAG TCCGCTGCTATCGGAATACTACTG GAAATCCGCCAAGCGGCCGAGTTACTTGGTTTCCACGAACTGACGAAGCTCAGTCAGTTCATATTGGATCAGCATCTGCTCTTCGACAAGGGTTTCATGCATCAATTCCATACG CCACTGCCGCAAAGGATGCGCGATATGTGCGTGGAACAGAACCTGTTCGCAGATGTAACGTTCGACCTGGACGATGGGATACACTTGGCGCACAGGGCCATGCTGATGGCGCGGTGCGACCCCATGAAGGCCATGTTTCAAGGGCATTTTAGGGAAAGCACTTCCCGAGTG ATTGCCTTTCCCGGTGTGAAAATGTACGCTTTCCACATCCTCCTGTGCTATATATACTCGGACAAAGTGCCTACCGTGGAACCGACTCGGTGCTTAGAACTGCTAGAGCTGGCAAATAGATTGTGCATGAACAGACTGGTCAACCTGGTCGAAGCCAGGGTTATAGATACGCTGCAGCATCAGGACAG AGTCGGCGAGGACGATCAGGTCGTCGAAATAGCATTATCTTTGCTGGAACCTGTTAAG TTGCACAACGCCCATAACCTGTCAGAGTGGTGTACGTGGCGTTTATGCGGCGCTTACGACCGCGTGTGTCGCGCCAAGCACCTCAGCCCGGCCTCCCGAGAGTATCTGGCTGACAACCGCTGGCCGCCAGTGTG GTACGTGAAAGAGTTTGACTACTACCAGAAGTGTGTCACGGAGCAGTCGAAGGAGACGAAGGAAATCCGACCCACGACATCGCTCCAAGCCAACCAACAGACTGGCTGTCTATGTTTTGCTA GTAAAGGTCGGCGGGAAAGCGGCACGGTGGCGGACGCGACGACAGCGCTGTGCCGCACCGAGCCGCAGCAGCCGCCGCTCTGA
- the LOC123877538 gene encoding DC-STAMP domain-containing protein 2-like isoform X2, whose product MAYFTSLWKARIIENCKKEYEDEKINSILTSNINIPRKTTSMMQKWRIYRRETKTRLTGKLKKLFPDGSSVSNLYFYLKTDQMCPDIILKSVVGFFGGIVLTYLCFVFFVFQLSISLIHATIMSSVIGVLLTLGLAFSYRIRCLVFLLIPQLFSRVGRYTLTCYALVLILTGPATNTFKNSEVLSESMACSQEQIKTSVREINESMKKPFNAMKDTVMLMVETIKRLTSTLDENISRISVLVIGIADVIQSSLSWLNSVGNTCNEKFGTPYDYCLKAVDRGVLNCKKTFKGDLSWLCSASFAAKSACWSVRPFESVCFIADYATTTFAATVKRKLRDFTDRINRTLFVHIETQHTYTFTSNASHSASQVAAGIVTELRNRADPLLTWLSWSSCVTSLFLLLIIFRAKYYQHMFETRSRFDNRYVTQELRELDLKRYREGRETILPLNRREQAKYINVTSFRLVTSEKLYLTRTMVFMVITTFKLLIHIVADYSLYWVLITIRYHGRSQTLLPPGPSNAGVQISGHGIVADFIRSIFNALTLALVQNIPSPVACLPNPYPPDFQRYTQIAVLIMLLWFFALFEPYGLRLRHVIMGHYRPERARTRAVWLYNHILRTRGSFMKLARRKLHREYKYSDQENLTFRHWINSLLPCWCLRYIFGTLPKEPHCLLCNALEEEDDSDMKLITCKMAKCPGVYCTRCFCDIGHLCTICLPPEDYGDISDISLEKGSSDESSDQEYEDSGDHNSDDAFAVSNDTLIVDNNYSNNIIICILE is encoded by the exons ATGGCATATTTTACTTCGCTATGGAAGGCCAGGATTATCGAGAATTGCAAAAAGGAGTACGAGGATGAAAAAATTAACTCGATACTCACGTCCAACATAAATATACCTCGTAAGACCACGAGTATGATGCAGAAATGGCGCATTTATAGACGCGAGACGAAAACGCGATTGACTGGGAAGCTAAAGAAATTATTTCCCGATGGTTCCTCTGTATCCAACTTGTATTTTTACTTGAAAACTGACCAGATGTGTCCTGATATCATCTTGAAAAGCGTCGTTGGGTTCTTTGGTGGCATTGTACTGACATACCTTTGCTTTGTGTTCTTTGTGTTCCAATTGTCGATATCACTGATACATGCTACCATTATGAGCTCTGTCATTGGTGTTCTACTTACTCTGGGTCTGGCCTTTAGTTATAGaatcag ATGCTTAGTATTCCTACTGATTCCTCAACTGTTCTCCCGCGTGGGACGTTACACTCTCACTTGCTACGCCCTCGTCCTGATACTGACTGGACCGGCCACTAATACCTTCAAGAACTCAGAAGTGCTATCAGAGTCTATGGCTTGTAGTCAG GAGCAAATAAAAACGAGCGTTAGAGAAATAAACGAGTCCATGAAAAAACCTTTCAACGCAATGAAGGACACTGTAATGCTAATGGTGGAGACAATCAAACGACTCACCTCCACTCTCGACGAGAATATCTCGAGGATAAGTGTTCTGGTTATAGGTATCG CGGACGTTATCCAATCATCTCTATCCTGGTTGAATTCTGTCGGCAATACTTGCAACGAAAAGTTTGGGACTCCGTACGATTACTGTTTGAAAGCTGTTGATCGTGGTGTGTTGAACTGTAAGAAGACCTTCAAAGGCGATCTCTCGTGGTTATGCAGTGCTTCCTTTGCTGCAAAGTCCGCTTGTTGGAGTGTGAGACCGTTTGAATCTGTATGCTTTATTGCTGATTATGCTACCACGACATTTGCCGCAACTGTGAAAAGAA AGCTAAGAGACTTTACTGATCGAATCAATAGAACGTTATTCGTGCACATCGAAACCCAGCATACCTACACATTTACCAGCAACGCAAGTCACAGTGCCAGCCAGGTCGCTGCTGGCATCGTCACTGAACTCAGGAACCGGGCTGATCCTCTCCTCACTTGGTTGTCTTGGAGCTCTTGTGTCACAAGCTTGTTCCTATTGCTCATCATATTTAG AGCCAAATATTATCAGCACATGTTCGAAACGCGATCACGCTTCGATAACCGGTACGTGACTCAAGAGCTGCGTGAATTAGATCTAAAGAGGTACCGGGAGGGCCGGGAAACTATATTACCCCTGAATAGGAGAGAACAAGCCAAATATATTAAT GTAACTTCTTTCCGTTTAGTAACAAGTGAGAAACTTTATCTTACCCGCACCATGGTTTTCATGGTGATTACAACGTTCAAGCTTCTCATACACATCGTCGCGGACTATAGTCTGTACTGGGTTCTTATAACCATACGCTACCATGGAAGATCCCAAACATTATTGCCAC CTGGTCCGTCTAACGCAGGCGTCCAAATATCGGGACACGGGATTGTGGCTGATTTTATCCGATCTATATTTAATGCCTTAACTCTGGCTCTGGTGCAAAACATTCCATCGCCTGTCGCCTGTCTCCCGAATCCTTATCCACCTGATTTTCAACGTTATACGCAAATTG ccGTTTTAATTATGCTCTTGTGGTTCTTTGCTTTATTTGAACCATACGGTCTTCGTCTTCGACACGTTATAATGGGGCATTATCGACCAGAGCGCGCTAGAACACGCGCTGTTTGGCTTTACAACCATATATTGAGGACTAGAG GTAGCTTTATGAAATTGGCTCGCAGAAAACTTCATCGTGAATACAAATATTCAGATCAAGAGAATCTCACATTTCGGCACTGGATAAATTCACTTTTACC aTGTTGGTGCCTTCGTTATATTTTCGGTACTTTACCTAAAGAGCCTCATTGTTTACTATGTAATGCTTtggaagaagaagatgattctGATATGAAACTTATAAC TTGTAAAATGGCTAAATGTCCAGGGGTCTATTGTACACGGTGCTTTTGTGATATTGGCCATTTATGTACCATTTGTTTACCTCCCGAGGACTATGGGGATATCAGTGATATAAGCTTAGAAAA AGGTTCATCCGATGAGAGTAGTGATCAAGAGTATGAAGATAGTGGTGATCACAATAGTGACGATGCTTTTGCGGTAAGCAATGATACTCTAatagttgataataattatagcaaTAACATCATAATTTGCATTCTGGAATAA
- the LOC123877542 gene encoding rho-related BTB domain-containing protein 1 isoform X2, whose translation MDNEQPHQELVKCVVVGDTAVGKTRLICARACNKHVSLSQLMTTHVPTVWAIDQYRIYKDVLERSWEVVDGVNVSLRLWDTFGDHEKDRRFAYGRSDVVLLCFSITNPISLRNCGAMWYPEIRRFCPNTPILLVGCKNDLRYMYRDETYLNYCKDRSPFIRAPRKSDLVMPDQGRALAHEFGIYYYETSVFTYYGVNEVFENAIRAALIARRQQRFWMTNLKRVQRPLLQAPFRPPRPLEPEVVIVNSVFLENMTTLLRQQYFSDMVIICGAKGFPVHRFVMAAACEAFHRLLTTDCVSLSAELARSSSESSMVSSMGEATAGEFNEDTEYLIRQDQAKQMRVWDQIKRRSSCQILPLSDSCKKPPDLYREVNHPAIISIRVVKCEKIQHATSQTQTIVTMSKLISQTVMQEIINFVYTGIMDNTAFKQQSAAIGILLEIRQAAELLGFHELTKLSQFILDQHLLFDKGFMHQFHTPLPQRMRDMCVEQNLFADVTFDLDDGIHLAHRAMLMARCDPMKAMFQGHFRESTSRVIAFPGVKMYAFHILLCYIYSDKVPTVEPTRCLELLELANRLCMNRLVNLVEARVIDTLQHQDRVGEDDQVVEIALSLLEPVKLHNAHNLSEWCTWRLCGAYDRVCRAKHLSPASREYLADNRWPPVWYVKEFDYYQKCVTEQSKETKEIRPTTSLQANQQTGCLCFASKGRRESGTVADATTALCRTEPQQPPL comes from the exons ATGGACAACGAACAACCCCATCAAGAATTGGTGAAATGTGTGGTAGTTGGAGACACAGCAGTGGGCAAGACGCGGCTAATATGCGCGCGCGCATGCAACAAGCACGTCTCCCTGTCGCAGCTGATGACCACGCACGTGCCCACAGTGTGGGCGATCGACCAGTATCGGATCTATAAAGAT GTATTGGAGCGATCTTGGGAAGTGGTGGATGGTGTCAACGTGTCCCTTCGACTCTGGGACACTTTTGGAGACCATGAAAAGGACAGGAGATTTGCTTATGGAAG gtCCGATGTTGTACTACTGTGTTTCTCAATCACCAATCCAATATCATTGAGGAACTGTGGAGCGATGTGGTATCCAGAAATAAG ACGCTTCTGTCCAAACACACCAATTTTACTCGTGGGATGTAAAAACGATCTTCGCTACATGTACAGGGATGAAACCTACTTGAACTATTGTAAAGATCGGAGCCCTTTCATCAG GGCTCCAAGAAAAAGCGACTTAGTGATGCCAGATCAAGGCCGCGCCTTGGCTCACGAATTCGGCATATACTACTACGAGACTTCAGTATTCACTTACTACGGTGTTAACGAAGTTTTTGAGAACGCAATCCGAGCAGCTTTGATAGCGAGGAGACAACAGAGGTTCTGGATGACAAATCTTAAAAGAGTACAGAGACCACTTTTACAG GCTCCCTTCAGACCTCCCAGGCCCTTAGAGCCCGAAGTGGTTATTGTGAACAGcgtatttttggaaaatatgACGACTTTATTAAGACAACAG TATTTCTCGGATATGGTTATAATCTGTGGCGCGAAGGGATTCCCGGTGCATCGTTTCGTAATGGCGGCGGCTTGCGAGGCGTTTCACCGCCTGCTCACAACTGACTGTGTGAGCTTGTCCGCGGAACTTGCTAGAAGCTCTAGTGAGAGCAGTATG GTAAGCAGTATGGGAGAAGCAACGGCAGGTGAATTTAACGAAGACACAGAATATTTAATTCGACAAGATCAAGCGAAGCAAATGAG ggtTTGGGATCAAATCAAACGCCGATCGTCCTGTCAGATTCTACCGCTAAGCGACAGTTGTAAGAAACCGCCAGACTTGTACAGAGAAGTGAACCATCCTGCCATTATATCAATAAGAGTGGTTAAG TGCGAAAAAATTCAACATGCGACATCGCAAACGCAGACAATCGTTACAATGAGCAAGCTCATATCACAGACTGTGATGCAAGAAATTATTAACTTCGTTTACACTGGCATTATGGACAACACGGCGTTCAAACAACAG TCCGCTGCTATCGGAATACTACTG GAAATCCGCCAAGCGGCCGAGTTACTTGGTTTCCACGAACTGACGAAGCTCAGTCAGTTCATATTGGATCAGCATCTGCTCTTCGACAAGGGTTTCATGCATCAATTCCATACG CCACTGCCGCAAAGGATGCGCGATATGTGCGTGGAACAGAACCTGTTCGCAGATGTAACGTTCGACCTGGACGATGGGATACACTTGGCGCACAGGGCCATGCTGATGGCGCGGTGCGACCCCATGAAGGCCATGTTTCAAGGGCATTTTAGGGAAAGCACTTCCCGAGTG ATTGCCTTTCCCGGTGTGAAAATGTACGCTTTCCACATCCTCCTGTGCTATATATACTCGGACAAAGTGCCTACCGTGGAACCGACTCGGTGCTTAGAACTGCTAGAGCTGGCAAATAGATTGTGCATGAACAGACTGGTCAACCTGGTCGAAGCCAGGGTTATAGATACGCTGCAGCATCAGGACAG AGTCGGCGAGGACGATCAGGTCGTCGAAATAGCATTATCTTTGCTGGAACCTGTTAAG TTGCACAACGCCCATAACCTGTCAGAGTGGTGTACGTGGCGTTTATGCGGCGCTTACGACCGCGTGTGTCGCGCCAAGCACCTCAGCCCGGCCTCCCGAGAGTATCTGGCTGACAACCGCTGGCCGCCAGTGTG GTACGTGAAAGAGTTTGACTACTACCAGAAGTGTGTCACGGAGCAGTCGAAGGAGACGAAGGAAATCCGACCCACGACATCGCTCCAAGCCAACCAACAGACTGGCTGTCTATGTTTTGCTA GTAAAGGTCGGCGGGAAAGCGGCACGGTGGCGGACGCGACGACAGCGCTGTGCCGCACCGAGCCGCAGCAGCCGCCGCTCTGA